The sequence ATCTGGGAGGATCACCCATGGCACCACCTTGTTGCCCTCGATCTGGTAGACCACACCTGTCCTGTCGTCCACCGCGTACAGCTTCCCATTGAAAACCACCAGCTCCGAGAGCTCCATGCCCCGGCCCTTCTCAGCCAGGTGGGACTGCAGCGTGCTCTCATCCTTGTCCCACTCCACCGTCactctgtccccactgtccgACAGTACCAGGTAGCCCTTCTTCAGGTAACTGAACCAGGTGTGCTCCTGGGGGCCGCGGGACTGCGTGTCCAGGTCGGCGATGAGGCCGATGCGGTAGCGCACGCCCTCGGGGTTCCTCTGCGGCGGGGACAGCGGGTAGGTGTCGTTGTAGGGCTGCCCTGCGTGCAGGCCAAGCTGCCAGGTGCGAGGGCTGGGGGGGCCATGCCGCGCTGGGGAGGAGcggtgcaggcagagcagcagcagcaggagccccacGCAGGCCGAGGACAGCACGATGGCCTTCCAGCGCAGTCGGAAGCGGGGGTCAGCACCCTTGGTCATGGACGCGAGCACGGGCAGGCCACCCACGCTGATCCGGAGCGGGCTCATAGACTCATGGCAGGGCGGCACTGGCATCAGACAGGGGGCGAGCAGAACCTGCTGCgaagaggggagggagaaggtcAAAGAGCTGGATTTGGTGCCGACTGAGCTCAGGGGACAGCAGAACACAGCCACGAGGGCCCCGtcccctgtcctgcagcagaaGGTGCTCCCAGCTCATGCAGGTAAGAGCCACCGTGCCCAGgggctgtttgctgctggaaCCACCCTCGGTCCCTCTCACCTGGCTCCCTCTGTGACCCCTGACCAGGGGCCCCAGCGTGCTGGCAGGATTGCCCGACCTGCCTGGCAGCTCTATCTGTGCCATGGTCACTGCAGCTCAGGCAGCGAGCTGAGGCACCTGGCTCAAGGTGAGCCCTGTGTCACAGTGTCCTGGCGCACGTCCCCACAGGGTCCTGTGAGGATGTGGGTTCCTCTCGGGTGGCAAGGATGACCCTTGCTGCCTCCAGAGTGGCTGGGCAGCCGGGCCCAGCTCCCACGGCCCTAAG is a genomic window of Molothrus aeneus isolate 106 chromosome 26, BPBGC_Maene_1.0, whole genome shotgun sequence containing:
- the CANT1 gene encoding soluble calcium-activated nucleotidase 1; translation: MPVPPCHESMSPLRISVGGLPVLASMTKGADPRFRLRWKAIVLSSACVGLLLLLLCLHRSSPARHGPPSPRTWQLGLHAGQPYNDTYPLSPPQRNPEGVRYRIGLIADLDTQSRGPQEHTWFSYLKKGYLVLSDSGDRVTVEWDKDESTLQSHLAEKGRGMELSELVVFNGKLYAVDDRTGVVYQIEGNKVVPWVILPDGDGTVGKGFKAEWLAVKDEHLYVGGLGKEWTTTTGEVVNENPQWVKVIGYKGDVSHENWVTNYNALRAAAGIRPPGYLIHESASWSDTLQRWFFLPRRASHERYSERADERRGTNLLLSSTQDFGHVTVGRVGDVVPTHGFSSFKFIPDTDDQIIVALKSEEDNGKISSYIMAFTLDGRFLLPETRIGSVKYEGIEFI